In one window of Lynx canadensis isolate LIC74 chromosome B3, mLynCan4.pri.v2, whole genome shotgun sequence DNA:
- the LOC115517166 gene encoding olfactory receptor 4L1-like — MDTMNSSMISEFVLLGLTNIWELEIFFFFIFLLAYAAIVAGNFLIVVTVTFDSHLYSTPMYFLLGNLSFLDMCISTITTPKMVTDFLKENKTISLWGCMAQMFFLHFLGGSEMTLLIVMAVDRYIAICKPLHYTSIMNHRVLTGSVLLSWVVGFVHTMSQMIFTINLPFCGPNILDDIFCDLPLVLKLACTETYVLELLVTADSGLLSFICFILLLISYTVILVTVRRRSSGGLSKALSTLSAHITVVTLFFGPCIFIYAWPVSSFSVDKFLSVFYSIITPLLNPIIYTLRNKEMKAAMRRLRTQHVRSRQIF, encoded by the coding sequence ATGGATACAATGAATAGCTCAATGATATCAGAGTTTGTTTTGTTAGGACTCACCAACATTTGGGaacttgaaattttcttttttttcatatttttgttggCCTATGCAGCTATTGTGGCAGGAAACTTTCTCATCGTGGTCACCGTAACCTTTGACTCACATCTGTACTCCACACCAATGTACTTCCTCCTTGGAAATCTCTCCTTTCTGGATATGTGTATTTCTACAATCACAACCCCTAAGATGGTCACAGATTTTCTCAAGGAGAACAAAACTATTTCCTTGTGGGGTTGTATGGCTCAGATGTTCTTCCTCCACTTTTTAGGGGGCAGTGAGATGACTCTTCTCATAGTCATGGCTGTTGATCGGTACATTGCAATATGCAAACCTCTTCACTACACATCCATCATGAACCACCGAGTCCTcaccggctctgtgctgctgtCCTGGGTTGTCGGTTTTGTGCATACGATGAGCCAGATGATTTTTACTATCAACTTGCCCTTCTGTGGTCCCAATATATTGGACGATATTTTTTGTGACCTTCCCCTAGTTCTAAAACTTGCCTGCACTGAGACCTATGTTCTGGAGTTGCTGGTAACTGCTGACAGTGGACTGTTGTCTTTCATCTGCTTCATACTCTTGCTCATTTCCTACACTGTCATTCTGGTAACTGTCCGACGTCGATCTTCTGGTGGACTCTCCAAGGCTCTGTCCACACTGTCCGCTCACATTACTGTGGTCACTCTGTTCTTTGGGCCATGTATCTTCATTTATGCTTGGCCTGTCAGCAGCTTTTCAGTGGAtaaatttctttctgtgttttattcaATTATTACACCTTTACTGAACCCCATTATTTACACTCTGAGAAATAAGGAGATGAAAGCAGCCATGAGGAGGCTGAGGACCCAACATGTCAGATCCAGACAGATCTTCTAG